In Halobaculum rubrum, the following are encoded in one genomic region:
- a CDS encoding DUF7111 family protein has product MSSAEADGITATYEETDTERLLTFERDGRRAAVAQNVEGYAMLKVRDGGADGDELERYYGFDMALDHVAELLGVAVPDLPVPEESEDMGM; this is encoded by the coding sequence ATGAGCAGCGCCGAAGCCGACGGTATCACAGCGACGTACGAGGAGACCGACACCGAGCGTCTGCTGACGTTCGAGCGTGACGGCCGCCGCGCGGCGGTCGCGCAGAACGTCGAGGGGTACGCCATGCTGAAGGTTCGCGACGGCGGCGCCGACGGCGACGAGTTGGAGCGGTACTACGGCTTCGACATGGCGTTGGACCACGTCGCGGAACTGCTCGGCGTCGCGGTCCCCGACCTCCCGGTCCCGGAGGAGTCAGAAGACATGGGGATGTGA
- a CDS encoding DUF7548 family protein, whose product MNLADSAPVAGVAACLALLSVLAAPFVLIADAGTGLGVYYSSGTVGAAGVAFLAILLVVVFLSGRQERRPASTVAGVALVAGVGLLALALAWALAVDVQNLYSFPQSATWILWHRWLVVGVAALVPLSAGAFASAVV is encoded by the coding sequence ATGAACCTCGCCGACTCCGCGCCCGTCGCGGGCGTCGCCGCCTGTCTCGCGCTGCTTTCCGTGTTGGCCGCACCGTTCGTCCTCATCGCCGACGCCGGAACGGGGCTCGGCGTCTACTACTCATCCGGAACCGTCGGCGCCGCCGGCGTCGCGTTCCTCGCGATCCTCCTCGTCGTAGTCTTCCTCTCGGGGCGCCAAGAGCGCCGGCCCGCCAGCACCGTCGCCGGCGTCGCACTCGTCGCCGGCGTCGGCCTGCTCGCGCTCGCGCTCGCGTGGGCGCTGGCGGTCGACGTGCAGAACCTCTATTCGTTCCCGCAGTCGGCGACGTGGATCCTCTGGCATCGCTGGCTCGTCGTCGGCGTCGCGGCGCTCGTTCCGCTCAGCGCGGGCGCGTTCGCCAGCGCCGTCGTGTAG
- a CDS encoding zinc-dependent metalloprotease — MDLSRSARALAGAADATDGAVDWDAVAEAAKGGCEPGDLRMEPAEREAFADDVRAARDGLRAASGVDFDLPGSIEVQHRHHWVDANVDTFRRVLRPLEDTATGGRVPGVARSLNSGTMAVTVAFLARNVLGQYDPLLLAEADPADHGLYFVRPNIQQAAVDLNVGYPRFRRWIAFHEVAHAAEFAAAPWLPGYLEDRLESGLASMTDESSLLELARPGRDGAGPIDSFADLNTAMTAVEGYAELLMDRAFDDEYDDLREKLDARRRGGDPITNLFKRLLGFGMKRRQYERGAAFFAAVADRMDLRTASLVWERPENLPSDAELDDPDAWVRRVA, encoded by the coding sequence ATGGATCTCTCGCGGAGCGCTCGCGCGCTCGCCGGCGCGGCGGACGCGACCGACGGCGCCGTCGACTGGGACGCCGTCGCGGAGGCAGCCAAGGGCGGCTGTGAGCCGGGCGACCTGCGGATGGAGCCGGCCGAGCGCGAAGCGTTCGCCGACGACGTGCGGGCCGCCCGCGACGGCCTGCGTGCGGCCTCCGGCGTCGACTTCGACCTTCCGGGGAGCATCGAGGTGCAACACCGCCACCACTGGGTCGACGCGAACGTCGACACCTTCCGTCGGGTGCTTCGGCCGCTGGAGGACACCGCGACCGGCGGGAGAGTCCCGGGCGTCGCTCGCTCGCTGAACTCCGGGACGATGGCCGTGACTGTCGCGTTCCTCGCGCGGAACGTCCTCGGGCAGTACGACCCGCTGTTGCTCGCGGAGGCCGACCCCGCCGATCACGGGCTGTACTTCGTCCGACCGAACATCCAGCAGGCGGCGGTGGACCTGAACGTCGGCTACCCGCGATTCCGCCGATGGATCGCCTTTCACGAGGTCGCTCACGCCGCCGAGTTCGCGGCGGCGCCGTGGCTGCCGGGGTATCTCGAGGACCGCTTGGAATCGGGGCTCGCGTCGATGACCGACGAGTCGTCGCTGCTCGAACTCGCCCGTCCGGGTCGCGACGGGGCCGGCCCGATCGACTCGTTCGCCGATCTCAACACGGCGATGACGGCCGTCGAGGGGTACGCCGAACTCCTCATGGATCGGGCGTTCGACGACGAGTACGACGACCTCCGCGAGAAACTCGACGCGCGTCGCCGGGGCGGCGACCCGATCACGAACCTGTTCAAACGGCTGCTCGGATTCGGCATGAAGCGCCGGCAGTACGAGCGGGGCGCGGCGTTCTTCGCCGCCGTCGCCGACCGAATGGACCTCCGAACCGCGTCGCTGGTGTGGGAGCGACCCGAGAACCTCCCGAGCGACGCGGAACTCGACGACCCGGACGCATGGGTCCGGCGGGTCGCGTGA
- a CDS encoding NAD(P)/FAD-dependent oxidoreductase, with amino-acid sequence MQRVDVAIVGGGPAGSAAAHAAAARGADAVVLEKGVPRADRERLGPDSTDAAGILDYWVDIMGIHPDEFPEGVVQDELDRAEFVGPTEACTLRGTGIESSYDGFGYTMHRARFDDFMRDRAEDAGAEYRVKASVKDVETDLSAGGGDDPRHVLSLAGGDEVGADFLVLADGPQRTVTNRVLDRFLPDGQKASQRLASTENNHIAYQEYRKFPREVYDEVDGAITFWWGVMPGHTAYPWVFPNADRVCRVGLTMPIGMDLDEIEDREEYALINEDDERIPSGKEYVRRILEREWGDEYDIEEDFPLVEDAGKTNGTETYPISSTNPIESPVDAGICVTGGAMGTTSAFHEGGDHVAVRTGAIAGELAAEGDVSTYNERWKDAIGDELLRNVALAELCRGYGPDDWDDTFRIGREMLAGDGGRGMFERKFGAGWGAAKLLLRYQWIKWRNRDGRYVQMTEDEYGY; translated from the coding sequence ATGCAACGAGTCGACGTCGCCATCGTCGGCGGCGGCCCCGCGGGATCTGCCGCGGCCCACGCCGCCGCCGCTCGCGGGGCCGATGCCGTCGTCCTCGAGAAGGGGGTTCCCCGGGCGGATCGGGAGCGACTCGGCCCGGACTCGACGGACGCCGCCGGCATCCTCGACTACTGGGTCGACATCATGGGGATCCACCCCGACGAGTTCCCCGAGGGCGTCGTTCAGGACGAACTCGACCGCGCGGAGTTCGTCGGACCGACCGAAGCGTGTACCCTCCGAGGGACCGGCATCGAGTCGAGCTACGACGGGTTCGGCTACACGATGCACCGCGCGCGCTTCGACGACTTCATGCGCGACCGGGCGGAGGACGCCGGCGCCGAGTACCGCGTCAAGGCGTCCGTGAAAGACGTGGAGACGGACCTCTCGGCGGGCGGCGGCGACGACCCGCGGCACGTGCTCTCGCTTGCCGGCGGCGACGAGGTCGGCGCGGACTTCCTCGTCCTCGCGGACGGTCCCCAGCGCACGGTGACGAACCGCGTGCTCGATCGCTTCCTGCCCGACGGGCAGAAGGCGTCACAGCGCCTCGCGTCGACGGAGAACAACCACATCGCCTACCAGGAGTACAGAAAGTTCCCGCGGGAGGTGTACGACGAGGTCGACGGCGCGATCACGTTCTGGTGGGGCGTCATGCCCGGGCACACTGCCTACCCGTGGGTGTTCCCGAACGCCGACCGGGTCTGCCGCGTCGGGCTGACGATGCCCATCGGGATGGACCTCGACGAGATCGAGGACAGGGAGGAGTACGCGCTTATCAACGAGGACGACGAGCGCATCCCCTCCGGGAAGGAGTACGTCCGCCGGATCCTCGAGCGCGAGTGGGGCGACGAGTACGACATCGAGGAGGACTTCCCCCTCGTCGAGGACGCGGGCAAGACGAACGGCACGGAGACGTACCCGATCTCCTCGACGAACCCGATCGAGAGCCCGGTCGACGCCGGGATCTGCGTGACCGGCGGCGCGATGGGCACCACCAGCGCCTTCCACGAGGGCGGCGACCACGTCGCGGTGCGCACCGGCGCCATCGCCGGCGAGTTGGCGGCCGAGGGCGACGTGTCGACGTACAACGAGCGGTGGAAGGACGCCATCGGCGACGAACTGTTGCGCAACGTCGCGCTCGCGGAACTGTGCCGCGGGTACGGGCCGGACGACTGGGACGACACGTTCCGCATCGGCCGGGAGATGCTCGCCGGCGACGGTGGGCGCGGGATGTTCGAGCGAAAGTTCGGCGCCGGCTGGGGCGCGGCGAAGCTCCTCCTGCGGTACCAGTGGATCAAATGGCGGAACCGCGACGGGCGGTACGTCCAGATGACCGAGGACGAGTACGGGTACTGA
- a CDS encoding nuclear transport factor 2 family protein gives MTPEETVQAYYDALRAGEALAPFFVESPATVKVGISERLVGYAQIANALHEQTRTTEDWRVESHDLQVVERDGGAAVADAVSLSWYDAEAFAERSFETRWSGTLLPGDDGWAIAGMHVSAATDLDSGVDR, from the coding sequence ATGACACCCGAGGAGACGGTCCAAGCGTACTACGACGCCCTCCGCGCGGGCGAGGCGCTCGCGCCGTTTTTCGTCGAGTCGCCGGCGACCGTGAAAGTGGGGATCAGCGAGCGGCTCGTGGGGTACGCCCAGATCGCCAACGCCCTGCACGAACAGACGCGGACCACCGAGGACTGGCGCGTCGAAAGCCATGACCTGCAGGTGGTCGAACGCGACGGGGGCGCCGCCGTCGCCGACGCGGTGTCGCTGTCGTGGTACGACGCGGAGGCGTTCGCCGAGCGCTCGTTCGAGACGCGGTGGAGCGGGACGCTCCTCCCCGGGGACGACGGCTGGGCGATCGCGGGAATGCACGTCTCGGCCGCGACCGACCTCGATTCCGGTGTCGATCGCTGA